GTCCGCGAGATGCGGATGGAACTCGAGGGCACCGGCGTCCGCGCATCGGTGGTGCGCCCGGGCCCGACGCAGACCGGAGCCGGCATGAACGCCCCGGCGGAGGTCCTCGAACCGATGCTCGAGGACTGGGGGCACTGGGGTTTCGCACGTCACCCCTACTTCCTGCGCGCATCCGACATCGCCGCGGCCGCCCTCACGGTCGTCTCCGCCCCCCGCGGCGCCCACATCGTGCTCATCGAGGTGCAACCCGAAGCACCCCTGCGGAAGGACAATCCATGACCACACTCGTCGAACCCCGGAGTGTGTCCGGCGGCGAACACGAACACGGCCACCTCGAAGAACTGCGCACCGACCCGATCGGGCTCATGCGCCGCGTCCGGGAGGAGTGCGGCGACGTCGGGGTCTTCCGGCTCGCCGACAAGAAGGTCGTGCTGCTCTCCGGCGCGGAGGCCAACGAGTTCTTCTTCCGGGCCGGAGACGAGGAACTCGACCAGTCGGCCGCCTACCCGTTCATGAAACCGGTCTTCGGCGAGGGCGTCGTCTTCGACGCCAGCCCGGAACGCCGCAAGGAGATGCTGCACAACTCGGCGCTGCGTGGTGAACAGATGCGAGGCCACGCCGCCACCATCGACCGCGAGGTGCAGGACATGGTGGCCGGCTGGGGCGAGGAGGGAGAGATCGACCTCCTCGAATTCTTCGCCGAACTGACCATCTACACCTCGTCGGCCTGCCTGATCGGCAAGAAGTTCCGCGACCAGCTCGACGGCCGGTTCGCCCGGCTCTACCACGATCTGGAGAAGGGAACGGACGCACTGGCGTTCGTCGACCCCTACGCTCCCATCGAGACCTTCCGGCGACGCGACGAGGCGCGCCGCGGGCTCGTCGCGCTCGTGCAGGAGATCATGTACGACCGCATCGCGAATCCGCCGCAGGGCAAGGAGGATCGCGACATGCTCGACGTCCTCGTCTCCATCAAGGACGAGAACGGCAAGGAACGGTTCAGCGCCGACGAGATCACCGGCATCTTCATCTCGATGATGTTCGCCGGGCACCACACCACCTCGGGCACCGCGGCGTGGGCGCTCATCGAGCTGCTGCGCCATCCCGAGTACATGCAGAAGGTCACCGAGGAGCTCGACGATCTGTACGCCGATGGGAAGAGCGTCAGTTTCCATGCGCTGCGGCAGATCCCGGTGCTCGAAGCGGTGCTGAAGGAGACGCTGCGTCTGCACCCGCCGCTGATTCTGTTGCTGAGGGTCGCGCGCGACGACTTCGAGGTCGCCGGATACCGGATCGCCGCGGGCGATCTCGTGGGAGCGACACCGGCGATCTCCAACCGGATCCCGGAGGACTTCCCGGATCCCGACGCCTTCGATCCCGGCCGCTACATCGATCCCCGCCAGGAGGACATCGTCAACCGGTGGACGTGGATCCCGTTCGGTGCCGGCCGGCACCGTTGTGTGGGAGCGGCGTTCGCGCTCATGCAGTTGAAGGCCGTATTCTCGGTTCTGCTGCGCGACTACGAGTTCGAACTGTCGCAGCCACCCGAGTCCTATCGGAACGACCATTCCAAGATGGTCGTCCAGCTCGCCCAGCCGTGTGCCGTCCGGTACCGGCGCCGCCGGGGGAAGTGAGGGCCACGCCGTGAGGATCGAAGCAGATCTCGACCTGTGCCAGGGACACGCCATGTGTTCGATGGAGGCCCCCGACGTCTTCGAGGTCCCGAAACACGGTGTGGTCCGGGTTCTTCTCGATCCCGTGCCCGAGGACCTGCGTCCGGATGCCGAGGCAGCCGTGAAGTACTGCCCCACCCAAGCGCTTCGCATCGTCGAAGACTGACACCAGGAGAAGACATGGCCACGTTCGATCGTGCCGAGCTCGACGAGATGATCGCCCGCTGGATCGACGCGAACAAGCGGGCGGAGGCCGAGGGCGACTGGAAGCCGCTCGCGGACATGTACACCGAGGACGCCACCTACGGCTGGAACTACGGACCCAAGGACGAGTTCATGGCCGTCGGCCGCGAGGAGATCCGCGAACTCGCGCTGGGGCAGGAGATGGACGGTCTGCAGGGCTGGCAGTATCCCTACCAGCAGTTCGTGGTGGACGACCGCACCGGCGACGTGATCGGTTTCTGGAAGCAGATCGCCGACGCCACCCGCGACAACGGCGAGCACTACACCGTGCAGGGTATCGGCGGCAGCTGGTTCCGCTACGGCGGCAACTTCCAGTGGTCCTGGCAGCGCGACTTCTTCGACTTCGGCAACGTCTCACACCTGTTCCTCGAGATGATCACCGCGGACGCGTTGACGGACGGGATGAAGAAGCGCATCGAGCGGTCGACCTCCGGTACCCGCCTGCCCGGCTGGTACCGGGTCGGCGAGTCCCCGGTACCGCTGTGGTGAGTGCCGCGGGCACACGGCAGCCGGGCACGGGGGAGTCCTTCGCGGCGCTCTCCCGTGCCGACCTCGCCGTGCTGGTGCCCGAACTGCTGCTGTGCGGGCAGCTCATCGACCGCTCCGGCATGGCGCACCTGATCTCGGCGTTCGGGCGGGAGGGGATGACCGCCGTCGCGATCGAGGAGTGGCAGGCCGCCTCGCCCTGGTACACCCGGCGGATGCAGCGTGCCCTCGGCTTCGAGGGCGACGACGTGGTCACGATCTTCAAGGGCATGCAGCTCGACATCGGGGCGCCGCCGCAGTTCATGGACTTCCGCTATCGCGTCCACGACCGCGACCACGGTGAGTTCCGGCTCGACCACTGCGGGGCTCTCATGGACGTGGAGCCGCTCGGCGACGCGTACGTCACTGCGATGTGCCACGACATCGAGGACCCCACCTTCGACGCCACCGCGCTGGCCACCAACCCGCACGCCCGTGTGAGGCCGATCCACCGGCCGCCGCGCCGCCCGGCCGACCGGCACCCGCACTGCGCGTGGACCGTCACCATCGACCCGACCTACGACCCACCGCCGGTCGAGCCGCACACCGAGGCGATGGGCCGGACCGCGGCGGTCGCCGTGGAGCTGAGCCCGATCGTCCGGGAAGGTGAGGGCCGGCACGACTATTCGGGTCCGCTGCTCGCCGACCTGCGGTTCGCGGACTTCTCGAGGTCCGCGCTCGTACGGATCGCCGAGGAGGTGTGTCTGCAGCACCACATGCTCGCCCTCGGTTTCCTCATGGCCGTGCGCAAACGCACCGACGAGGATGCGGCGCTCGACCTCACCCGCAAACAGCTCACCGGCGTCGCGGGCATCACCTCCGAGCGCATCCGCGACGCCCTCGGCCTGCCGCGCTCGTTCACCGGGCTGGCCACGCTGCTCGACATCCACCCGCTGTTCGCCCCCCGCCGGTACGTCGAGCGGGAGATCCGGCTCGACGGCGACGGCCTCGTCCTCACGATCGACCGGCGCGGCGGCGCCTTCGACGACGGTTCCTGGCCGAAAATGATCGACTCCGATCACCTCGGTCCCCTGAATGCACTGGCACGTGGGCTGGACCCGCACTTCTCCACCCGGGTGGTCGCGGAGGACGAGGACGCCCTGGTCGTCGAGGTGGTCCGGGAGGCCCGGCCGACGAAGGACTGCCCGGAAGTGGCGGTAACACGTTACAGTTCCGGCGCGTACTTCGAGTTCGCCGATCGAGGGATACCCCTGCCACTGACCGTCCTCTGAACCGTCCAGGAGACCATTCGTGAATGTCGAGCACGGGAGTCCGTCCCGCGCCCACCCGGTGTCGCGCCGTTCCTTCCTGCGCGGCGCCGTCGTCGGCGGCACCGCGGTCGCCGCCCTGTCGCTGTCGCAGATCCCGCGGGCCCGCGCCGAGGTCACCGAGGAACGGCACCGCGCCGTCGTCGTCGGTACCGGTTTCGGTGGCGCTGTCACCGCGATGCACCTCGGGCGCGCCGGGGTGCAGACCCTGGTCCTCGAACGCGGCATCCGCTGGCCCACGGGACCGAACTCCGAGACCTTCCCTCACATGCTGCAGCCGGATCGCCGCATGTCGTGGCTGGCACCGGCCCCGGTGATGCCCGGCGTGCCACCCCTGCCGACCGAGCCGTTCACCGGGCTCATCGAGCGCATCCCCGGCAACGGGATGGACGTCATGTGCGGCGCCGGGGTCGGCGGCAGTTCCCTGACCTACCACGGTGTGACACTGCAGCCCGAGGGCCGGTACTTCGCGGCGTCGGTCTCCGAGTCGATCGACTACGACCTGCTCGACGCCGATCACTACCGACGCGTCGAACGCATGTTGCGGATCTCCACGATTCCCGACGATCTGCTCGGGCACGAGCGGTACCGGTCGTCGCGCCAGTTCGTGGAGCGGGCCGCCGCCGAGGGGTACGAGCCGGTCCGGTCGCCGATGTGCATCGACTGGGACGTCCCGCGGCGGGAGCTCACCGGGGAACTGAAGCCCTCCTACACCACGGGCGACGTCATCTTCGGCGCCAACAACGGCGGCAAGTTCTCGGTCGACGTCACCTATCTCGCCGAGGCCGAGCGCACCGGGCACGTCACGGTGGCGCCGCTGCACCGTGTCAACGACATCGAACGGGCGCCCGACGGCACCTGGATCGTCCACGTCGACCGGATCCACACCGACGGCACCGTTCTCGAACGCAAGCGGATCCTCACCCCGTCGCTGTTCCTCGGTGCCGGTTCGGCCGGCACCACCCGTCTGCTGGTGAAGGCCAGGGCCAGGGGACTCGTGCCGGATCTCCCGGAGGGTGTCGGCACGGGCTGGGGCAACAACGGCGACCGGGTCTTCGCGGTGACCACACCGCTGCTGAGCCCCGGCGACCACCAGGGCGGCCCGGCCTGTGTGGGGGCCCGCGACCACTCCGACACCGCCGGCCCGGTCATGATCATCTCCGGTCCGGTGCCGTTCCCGCTCGACCTCGGCACCACGACGATGATCGGTCTCGGTCTCGTGGAGGGCCGGGGCACATGGCATTACGACGCGGTCCGCGACGATGCGGTGCTGAACTGGGATCAGACCTACGACCGTGAGCTGACCCGGGCGATCGAGGAGCGCATCCGCCGGATCGCAGGTCCTGCGGCGGTCGTGATCGACATCAACGCCGTCGACGTCAACACCTTCCACCCGCTCGGCGGGGCGCCCTTCGGGTCGGTGTGCGACGACGCGGGCCGCGTGCACGGCCAGCGCGGGCTCTACGTCGTGGACGGCGCGAAGGTGCCCGGCTCGACGGGGGCGTGCAACCCGTCGATGACGATCGCGGCGCTCGCCGAATACGGGGCCGACGACATCCTGCGGCGCGACTTCGCCTGAACCCGAACGAGTGTGGGTCCGGTGGCGATCACCACCGGCCCCACACCTCCGGGGTTCAGCCCTTGGCTGCGGAGGCTCCGGCGCGGCGGCCGAAGAAGCTGCCGTCACCGAGCGAGGTGCCGCTCGCATAACCCCATGCGCACACGCCCGAGGTGCAGCGGCCCGCGGCGAACAGACCCGGGATCGGCTCACCCGAGACGTGCAGGACCTCCGAGTTCACCGAGGTGCGCAGGCCCCCGAGCGTGAAACCGGCGGTGCAGTTGCGCAGGTCGAGCGCCGCGATCGGGCTGCCGATCGGCTTGACCCACTCGCCCTTCTTGCCGAGCACCGGATCCTCACCGTGCGCGGCGTGCTTGTTGTACACCTCGACGGTGGTCTGCAGGGTTCCCTCCGGCAGTCCCATGTCGGATTCGAGTTCGGCGACTGTCTCCGCCACCCACTTGGGCTGGAATCGGAAGAACGGAGTGGAACTCGTTGCCGCGCAGCCTTCCTCGTAGGACTTCTCGTCGATGATCAGGAACGCCTGGTTGTCGTTCTTGAGCAGGGTGAGCTGGCCGATGCGTCCCGGATAGGTGTCCTCGGGGACGTACCGCTGGCCGCGGCCGTTGACGAGGATGCCGCGCGCCATGAGCTGCGGGTCGCCGAAGAAGGCGACCTCGGTCGCGTCCATGTGGGCGAGATCGGCGCCGAGGGCCTGTGCCATCCGGATCGCACGGCCGTCGTGCTCCTCGATCGCCGCGCCCGGCCGGCCCGCGAGTTGCGGGGCGTAGGCCTGCACCATCTCCTTGTTGTACGCGAAGCTGCCGGTCGCGAGGACGACACCGCGGCGGGCCTTCACGTGGATCTCCTTGCCGTACTGCTTGGCGACGAGACCGACGACGCGGCCGCCGGAGGCGACGATCAGCCGCTGGACGCGCACGTCGTATTCGGCCCGGACACCCAGGCTCTCCGCCACCTGCGCGAGCGGCTGCATGAGCATGAAGCCACCGCCCTTCTCGCCGGTCCGCTTGTCCGTCATCTGCGGAACATGGCCGCGCGGAGCTGGTTTCGCGATCTCGTTGAAGGGCGCCGAGTTCTCCCCGCCGGAGTACATCAGCCCGTCGTCGCCCGGGATCTCCCAGCCCGGCTCACCCCAGAAGCTCTCCTTGAACACCACACCGTTGTCGACGAGCCACTCGTAGTGTTCGACGCTGCCGTTGCAGTACTCGGTGATCTTCTCCTCGTCGGCACCCGGCCCGAGTGCGGCGAGCATGAAGGTCTTCATGTTCTCGGGGGTGTCGTCGAAACCGAGCGCTTTCTGCAGCGGGGTACCGCCACCGAGATAGACGATCCCGCCGGACAGCGATGCGGCTCCACCCCACCCGCCGGTGCGTTCGAGCACGAGGACCTCGGCGCCGGCCCGGGCCGCCTCGATGGAGGCGGACACGCCGGCGATGCCGAAGCCCGCGACGACGACGTCGGCCTCGTGGTCCCAACTGGTGACGCGGTCGGCGGGGAGGGGATGCAGGTCGCTTGTCATGGTGGTCCGTTCTGGTCGGTGATCGGGGATCTCGGTGATCGGTGATCTCGGTGATCAGTGGTGGAGCTTGGTGGCGAGCCGGTCGAGATAGGCGAGGACGTCCTCCTCGGAGCGGTCGGGGAGTCCGAAGATCACCTCGGTGACACCGGCATCCGCCCACATCGCGAGCTGGTCCGCGTCGTAGCGACCCGCGAGAGCGAGCACCTCGGGGGTGCCGCTGCGACCGGCCTCCGCCCAGGCCTTGTGGAGACGCTGGACGTTCTCGACGACCTCGCGTTCGGTGGGGGTGGTGATCCATCCGTCGGCGTGGCGCACGATCCAGTCGAAGTTGCGGTCGGTCGAACCGGCGCCGAGGAAGATCGGGGGGCGGGGCTGCTGAACCGGTTTGGGCCAGGCCCAGCTCGGGCCGAAGCTGACGAAGGTGCCGTCGTAGGACGCCTCCTCTTCGGTCCACAACGCCTGCATCGCCTCGAGATACTCGCGCAGGGCGGTGCGCTTCTTCTTCGGGGGCACTCCATGGTCGGCGAGTTCCTCTGCGTTCCAACCGAATCCGACACCGAAGCGCACGCGGCCGCCGGAGAGATGGTCGAGGCTCGCGATCGTCTTGGCGAGCGTGATGGGATCGTGTTCGAGGGGGAGCGCGACGGAGGTGCCCAGCTCGATCGTCGAGGTCACCGCCGCTGCGAGTCCCAGTGCCACCCAGGGGTCGAGGGTGCGCATGTAACGGTCGTCGGGCAGGGTCTCGTTGCCCGTCCCCGGGTGGGCGGATTCGCGCCTGACCGGGATGTGGGTGTGTTCGGGAACGTGGAAGCTGTCGAATCCGCACTTCTCGGCGGCTTCGGCGGCGACCTGGGGTCGGATCCCTCGGTCACTGGTGAACAGGGTGATTCCGTGGCGCACTATGGCCCCTCTCCTGGTGGCGACGCAAAAAATGTAACGCGTTCTATCTCGGGAGGGAAGAGGTTTTCCGGACAGGTGTCCGGAAAAATCGGACAAAAGGTACGAAACACGCCCGATGGCTGCCTGAACTATCCTCGATGCGGGTAGGGAACGGAAGGTGGCGTGATGACGGAACAGTCGACGACGGTGGCAGCGACCGAGGGGCGGCTGTCGACGTCGTCACCCGGATCGGATCTGCGCCCCGCCCAGCGTGCGCGCTACATGCGGATCATCGCGTCCGCCCGCGAACTGGCGGCCGAGGGTGGCTACGACGCCGTGCAGATGCGCGCGGTGGCCGACCGCTCCGGTGTCGCCCTGGGGACCGTCTACCGTTACTTTCCATCGAAGAACCACCTGCTCGTCGTGGCTCTCGTCCTCGAGTTCGAGGCGGCCACGGAACGCTTCACGGGCGGCGACATCCCGGGGGACGGTTCCGCCGAGCGCATCATGAACGTGCTGCGTGCCGCGGTGAGCCGCCTGGCCGAGCGTCCGCTGCTGTACGACGCGCTGGTGCGCGCGGCGATGTTCGCCGACGCCACCTCGGCTCCCGAACTCGACCGGCTCGGCCAGGTCCTCACGGAGCTGTTCGCCAAGGCCGCCGACATCGAGGTCGTCACCGAGGAGGTCCTCAACGCGGTCCGCATCGTCGCCGACGTGTGGATGTCGTCGCTGGTGTCCTGGGCGGCGGGCCGGCAGTCGGCCGAGGCGATGCTGGACCACATGGACACCACCGTCACGCTCGTCTTCGACCGTCTGGAACGGCTGCAGCGGGCGAGCTGACGCCCGCCCGCTGCACGCGGACTCGCCGAGAGGTGATCAGCCCTCGGTGGCGGGGACGTTCACGATCCCGATCGTGGGCAGGAAGAAACACGACGTCTCGCTGTTGCGGACGTTGCCGAAGATCGCCGAGAGCACGGTGCCCGAACCGGTCTCGACCGGCGCGACCCGCGCTCCTCCCGCAGGCAGGGTGCCGGAGACGAACTCCTCGATCGCCTTCTGGACGGTGGGCCGGAGTGCCTCCGGAACGATGTCCGGCACCGATGCGGCCGCGACCTCACCGATCGTGCCCATCGGGACGATGCCGCCCTGGAAGGTGTTGATGTTGAACCAGGCGAGCTGGACGCCGGCGGTGTCGGCCTCGGCATCGAGCCCGAGCGGCACGAAGGCGAACAGGGTCTCGGCCGGATCGACGGCGTTCAGATCGAACCCTGCCACCTGCAGGTTCGGCCAGGGGCCGGGCACCGCACCTGCCGCCGCCGGGACGACGCCCAGCGGCAGGTTGCCGTCCGCCGCGCAGAAGGGTGCCACGGTGGGGTAGAGGAACGGCTCGATGCCGAGCGTGCGGAGGAACTCGATCCCGTCCTCGTAGGCAGCGAGCGGGGAGTCCTCGGCGACGTCGGTCAGGCTTCCGTGAGCGTTCGCGATCGCCTCCGCCGCGGTGAGCGCCGCCGGATCGGCGTCCGGAACACCGCGGAGGGCCTCGAGTGCGGCTGTCAGCGGGTTCTCGGCGGGGGCGGCCGGCAACTCGACAGGTGCGGGCTCCGCCGTGGCGGCGGTGGGCAGTGCGAGCCCGGCGGCGAGGCCGAGGGCTGCGACCGCGGCGACACGGCGCGAGCGGGGGAGGTGTCTGCGGCTCATGTGGCTTCTCCTGTACGTGGGTCGTGACACCCGGTCGGTGCCCCCACCTGAATCTAAAGTAGAGGTTTAGAGTCTGGCCGGTCCAGGAGACCACAGGGGCGGCGCCCTTCCGGTGCGCCGCCCCGCGGTGTTATCGAACGGTGACCGACCGTGCGGCCGGTGACCGACTATGCGTCGGGATCGTCCGGATGTCTCCGGAGATGGAGGATGCTCAGCACCAGACCACCCCAGAGGGTGATGAGGGCGAGAAGCATCATGCCGATGGCGGCTCCGCTCACTGGGTACCTCCTGCAGACGTGCCGTCGGTCACCGACGGGGTGAGGGGACGGTTCTCGTCGAGCTCGTATTCGAGATCGATGCCCTTCCGCCACGGGATGAACGACAACACCACCGCCAGCACGATGACGGCTGCCTGCACACTCCAGCCGAAAGCGAGAACCAGGCTGTCGGGCAGGCCACCGTAACCGTCGCGGATGCGGTCGCGGATCTCGCTGAACAGCATGTAGGCGAGGAGGATCGGCGTGAGGATGCCGGTGAAGAACATCCACCCGGCACCGACCTTGAACGACGACACCGAGTTCAGATGGTCGCGCAGTTCGGGCAGGCGCCGGTAGATCCACGCCACCACCACCAGGGCCACGAACGCGACGCCCACGATGCCGAACTGGTTCGCGAACCGGTCCACCACGTCGAGCGTGTTCAGGCCGGTGGTGGTGGGGAACAGCAGCAGCGACACCAGCGCCGACACCCCACCGACGGCGAGCACCGCCGGCACCTTGTCCATGCCCGTCTTGTCCTGGAACGCCGAGACGGTCACCTGGATGATGCTGATCATCGAGGTGAAGCCGGCGAAGACGAGCGAGCCGAAGAACATCACGCCGAAGAACGCGCCGCCCGGCATGCTCGAGATGATAGTCGGGAACGCGATGAACGCGAGCCCGATGCCCCCGGCCACCACTTCACCGACCTCGACGCCCTGCGCCTGTGCCATGAAGCCCAGCGCCGAGAAGACGCCGATACCCGCGAGGACCTCGAAGCTCGAGTTCGAGAAGCCCACCACCAGACCGGAACCGGTGAGGTTGGTCTTGCGCTTCAGATACGACGAGTAGGTCACCATGATGCCGAACGCGACGGACAGCGAGAAGAAGATCTGCCCGTACGCTGAGATCCACACCCCGGTGTCGGTCAGCGCCGACCAGTTGGGGCTGAAGAAAGCGTTCAGGCCGTCCGTCGCACCCTCCAGGGTCAGCGACCGCACGACGAGAACGGCGAACAGCAGGACCAGCAGCGGAACGAAGAACCGGTTCGCGTTGCCGATGCCGCGCTGGACCCCGAGCGCGAGGACTCCGAGCACCAGCACCCAGACCAGCAGCAGCGTCCAGGCGACGCCGGGGACGAAGCTCAGGCCGAAGGTCGCGTCACCGTCCTGCCGGAGGAAGTCCTCGATGAGGAAGCTCTCCGGGTCGTCTCCCCAGGCTTCGGTGATCGAGAAGAAGGTGTAGCGCAGGGCCCACGCGACGATCACGGCGTAGTACACGCCGATGACGAAGCAGACCAGCACCTGCCACCAGCCGATGAACTCCGCGCCGCGGCGCAACCGGCGGAACGCCAGGGGAGGCGCTCCCCGGAACTTGTGCCCGATCGCGTAGTCCAGGAACAGCAGCGGGATGCCCGCAGTGAGCAGTGCGACCAGATACGGGATCAGGAACGCGCCGCCGCCGTTCTCGTAGGCGATGTAGGGGAACCGCCAGATGTTACCGAGGCCGACGGCCGAACCGATCGCGGCCATGATGAAGACCGACCGGCCCGACCAGACCTCCCGTTTACGTGTGACGTCCTGTTCTGTCACGGACCATGTCCCTCCACTCGAACGAATGGAGTCACGCTATCGCCCGGCGCAGCTACCGGTGTGGCGTTTCCGGCGCGACACGCGAGCCGCTCGACCGGATCAGCCGTCGTCCCAGATCCGAAGGTCCGGTCCGGCCTCGTCGTCCTCTTCGGGAGCCCCGCGGTAGCGGAGGGCGAACACGATCCACCCCACCACCGCCACCAGCACGAAGCTGATCAACCGGTACACCACGACCGCGGACAGTGCCTGCGCGCCGGTCATCCCGCTGGCGGTCAGAGCGGGGACCAGCACCGCGTCCATCACGCCGAGACCGGCCGGTAGCAGGGGGATGGCGCGGCTCGTGGCGGTGCCGGCCGCGTAGGCGACCGCGATGCCCGCCAGGCTCGGTGCACCACCCACGGCGTAGGCGGCGAAGGCCAGGCACGCCCCGTCGCACACCCAGTTGCTCAGCGACCAGCCGAACGCGCGGGCCGTGTGCGGGCGGTCGAGCTGCACCGCGCTCAGCTGGGCGACGATCTTGCGCCACGCCCGCGCGCCGGCGTTCTGTGGCTTCTTGCGGATCCGGTTCACGTTCCGCAACGCGATCAGGCCGATCGACTCGAACGACCCGGGATTGCCCGCTGCGTACTGGACCAGCACGACGAGGGCGAGCAATGCACCGAGGGAGAAGATCAGCGAGAAGGGGTTGTTGGTGGCTCCCACGAGCAGCGCACCGACCAGGCCCAGCACCGCCAGCCCGGCCGCCTGCAGCAGA
This region of Rhodococcus sp. Z13 genomic DNA includes:
- a CDS encoding cytochrome P450; this translates as MTTLVEPRSVSGGEHEHGHLEELRTDPIGLMRRVREECGDVGVFRLADKKVVLLSGAEANEFFFRAGDEELDQSAAYPFMKPVFGEGVVFDASPERRKEMLHNSALRGEQMRGHAATIDREVQDMVAGWGEEGEIDLLEFFAELTIYTSSACLIGKKFRDQLDGRFARLYHDLEKGTDALAFVDPYAPIETFRRRDEARRGLVALVQEIMYDRIANPPQGKEDRDMLDVLVSIKDENGKERFSADEITGIFISMMFAGHHTTSGTAAWALIELLRHPEYMQKVTEELDDLYADGKSVSFHALRQIPVLEAVLKETLRLHPPLILLLRVARDDFEVAGYRIAAGDLVGATPAISNRIPEDFPDPDAFDPGRYIDPRQEDIVNRWTWIPFGAGRHRCVGAAFALMQLKAVFSVLLRDYEFELSQPPESYRNDHSKMVVQLAQPCAVRYRRRRGK
- a CDS encoding nuclear transport factor 2 family protein, which translates into the protein MATFDRAELDEMIARWIDANKRAEAEGDWKPLADMYTEDATYGWNYGPKDEFMAVGREEIRELALGQEMDGLQGWQYPYQQFVVDDRTGDVIGFWKQIADATRDNGEHYTVQGIGGSWFRYGGNFQWSWQRDFFDFGNVSHLFLEMITADALTDGMKKRIERSTSGTRLPGWYRVGESPVPLW
- a CDS encoding GMC oxidoreductase, which encodes MNVEHGSPSRAHPVSRRSFLRGAVVGGTAVAALSLSQIPRARAEVTEERHRAVVVGTGFGGAVTAMHLGRAGVQTLVLERGIRWPTGPNSETFPHMLQPDRRMSWLAPAPVMPGVPPLPTEPFTGLIERIPGNGMDVMCGAGVGGSSLTYHGVTLQPEGRYFAASVSESIDYDLLDADHYRRVERMLRISTIPDDLLGHERYRSSRQFVERAAAEGYEPVRSPMCIDWDVPRRELTGELKPSYTTGDVIFGANNGGKFSVDVTYLAEAERTGHVTVAPLHRVNDIERAPDGTWIVHVDRIHTDGTVLERKRILTPSLFLGAGSAGTTRLLVKARARGLVPDLPEGVGTGWGNNGDRVFAVTTPLLSPGDHQGGPACVGARDHSDTAGPVMIISGPVPFPLDLGTTTMIGLGLVEGRGTWHYDAVRDDAVLNWDQTYDRELTRAIEERIRRIAGPAAVVIDINAVDVNTFHPLGGAPFGSVCDDAGRVHGQRGLYVVDGAKVPGSTGACNPSMTIAALAEYGADDILRRDFA
- a CDS encoding FAD-dependent oxidoreductase, translating into MTSDLHPLPADRVTSWDHEADVVVAGFGIAGVSASIEAARAGAEVLVLERTGGWGGAASLSGGIVYLGGGTPLQKALGFDDTPENMKTFMLAALGPGADEEKITEYCNGSVEHYEWLVDNGVVFKESFWGEPGWEIPGDDGLMYSGGENSAPFNEIAKPAPRGHVPQMTDKRTGEKGGGFMLMQPLAQVAESLGVRAEYDVRVQRLIVASGGRVVGLVAKQYGKEIHVKARRGVVLATGSFAYNKEMVQAYAPQLAGRPGAAIEEHDGRAIRMAQALGADLAHMDATEVAFFGDPQLMARGILVNGRGQRYVPEDTYPGRIGQLTLLKNDNQAFLIIDEKSYEEGCAATSSTPFFRFQPKWVAETVAELESDMGLPEGTLQTTVEVYNKHAAHGEDPVLGKKGEWVKPIGSPIAALDLRNCTAGFTLGGLRTSVNSEVLHVSGEPIPGLFAAGRCTSGVCAWGYASGTSLGDGSFFGRRAGASAAKG
- a CDS encoding ferredoxin encodes the protein MRIEADLDLCQGHAMCSMEAPDVFEVPKHGVVRVLLDPVPEDLRPDAEAAVKYCPTQALRIVED
- a CDS encoding LLM class F420-dependent oxidoreductase; translated protein: MRHGITLFTSDRGIRPQVAAEAAEKCGFDSFHVPEHTHIPVRRESAHPGTGNETLPDDRYMRTLDPWVALGLAAAVTSTIELGTSVALPLEHDPITLAKTIASLDHLSGGRVRFGVGFGWNAEELADHGVPPKKKRTALREYLEAMQALWTEEEASYDGTFVSFGPSWAWPKPVQQPRPPIFLGAGSTDRNFDWIVRHADGWITTPTEREVVENVQRLHKAWAEAGRSGTPEVLALAGRYDADQLAMWADAGVTEVIFGLPDRSEEDVLAYLDRLATKLHH
- a CDS encoding TetR family transcriptional regulator, producing the protein MTEQSTTVAATEGRLSTSSPGSDLRPAQRARYMRIIASARELAAEGGYDAVQMRAVADRSGVALGTVYRYFPSKNHLLVVALVLEFEAATERFTGGDIPGDGSAERIMNVLRAAVSRLAERPLLYDALVRAAMFADATSAPELDRLGQVLTELFAKAADIEVVTEEVLNAVRIVADVWMSSLVSWAAGRQSAEAMLDHMDTTVTLVFDRLERLQRAS
- a CDS encoding lysylphosphatidylglycerol synthase transmembrane domain-containing protein — encoded protein: MNDEVSREETPGNENGSSNGGNGGGENNGSGNGALTPKRRRHLKWIIGVLLVAVLTVEIVLVWPELRDSVKRLDDLHWGWVAAAICASMAEMSTFARVQRALLSAAGVKVSQRQSLSVALAANSMSVTLPGGPVVGTTFTYRQMRNWGATPVVATWQLVMAGLLQAAGLAVLGLVGALLVGATNNPFSLIFSLGALLALVVLVQYAAGNPGSFESIGLIALRNVNRIRKKPQNAGARAWRKIVAQLSAVQLDRPHTARAFGWSLSNWVCDGACLAFAAYAVGGAPSLAGIAVAYAAGTATSRAIPLLPAGLGVMDAVLVPALTASGMTGAQALSAVVVYRLISFVLVAVVGWIVFALRYRGAPEEDDEAGPDLRIWDDG
- a CDS encoding methionine/alanine import family NSS transporter small subunit — encoded protein: MSGAAIGMMLLALITLWGGLVLSILHLRRHPDDPDA
- a CDS encoding sodium-dependent transporter; this encodes MTEQDVTRKREVWSGRSVFIMAAIGSAVGLGNIWRFPYIAYENGGGAFLIPYLVALLTAGIPLLFLDYAIGHKFRGAPPLAFRRLRRGAEFIGWWQVLVCFVIGVYYAVIVAWALRYTFFSITEAWGDDPESFLIEDFLRQDGDATFGLSFVPGVAWTLLLVWVLVLGVLALGVQRGIGNANRFFVPLLVLLFAVLVVRSLTLEGATDGLNAFFSPNWSALTDTGVWISAYGQIFFSLSVAFGIMVTYSSYLKRKTNLTGSGLVVGFSNSSFEVLAGIGVFSALGFMAQAQGVEVGEVVAGGIGLAFIAFPTIISSMPGGAFFGVMFFGSLVFAGFTSMISIIQVTVSAFQDKTGMDKVPAVLAVGGVSALVSLLLFPTTTGLNTLDVVDRFANQFGIVGVAFVALVVVAWIYRRLPELRDHLNSVSSFKVGAGWMFFTGILTPILLAYMLFSEIRDRIRDGYGGLPDSLVLAFGWSVQAAVIVLAVVLSFIPWRKGIDLEYELDENRPLTPSVTDGTSAGGTQ